One genomic region from Bacteroidota bacterium encodes:
- a CDS encoding efflux RND transporter periplasmic adaptor subunit, with protein sequence MKKLVVILFVGIAIISSIVGLKGCSGSDAIKVTTEKAVKRTIIETVTANGKIQPEIEVKISSDVSGEIVELLVKEGDFVKKGDLLIRIKPDIYVSNLDRMKAALDGSKANTANSKARLAQVKSQFVNIENTFVRNKKLVEQGAISQADFDASKSAYEAAKADIVAAEETVNAAEFSVKSSEAALKEASDNLAKTNIYSPVNGTVSKLSVELGERVVGTSQMAGTELLRLANLNEMEVSVDVNENDIVRVSLNDTVSIEVDAYVDRKFKGIVTEIANSANTLGLTADQVTNFVVKIRVLSESYADLINPKFPNESPFRPGMSAGVDIQTQIERNVLSVPIQAVTTRTDSTSYSSKKKEAKKEEKEKEADKEQEELEVTSTKEKKQEKSDTPFECVFVMNNGKSKLIPVKTGIQDNEYIQITAGLKEGDEVIAGPYSAVSKVLRNGSVVALDKESENTDKK encoded by the coding sequence TTGAAAAAATTAGTTGTCATATTGTTTGTCGGAATTGCTATCATATCCTCTATTGTAGGATTAAAAGGCTGTTCAGGTTCTGATGCCATAAAGGTTACAACAGAAAAAGCTGTCAAACGAACAATAATTGAAACCGTTACTGCAAATGGGAAAATTCAGCCCGAAATAGAAGTTAAAATAAGCTCTGATGTTTCCGGAGAAATTGTCGAGTTGCTTGTTAAAGAGGGCGATTTTGTTAAAAAAGGAGATTTGCTTATTAGGATAAAACCTGATATATACGTATCTAATTTAGATAGAATGAAAGCTGCATTAGACGGATCAAAGGCGAATACCGCAAACAGCAAAGCCCGATTGGCACAAGTAAAATCACAATTTGTAAACATTGAAAATACTTTTGTGCGAAATAAAAAATTAGTCGAGCAAGGTGCTATTTCTCAAGCAGATTTTGACGCATCTAAATCGGCTTACGAAGCAGCTAAAGCAGATATTGTGGCAGCCGAAGAAACTGTAAATGCTGCAGAATTTTCTGTAAAAAGCTCCGAAGCAGCCCTTAAAGAAGCAAGCGACAACTTAGCTAAAACAAATATTTATTCTCCTGTAAATGGCACTGTTTCTAAGCTTAGCGTTGAGCTGGGCGAGCGGGTTGTTGGGACCTCTCAGATGGCAGGAACCGAGCTGCTGCGTCTTGCAAACTTAAACGAAATGGAAGTAAGCGTAGATGTAAACGAAAATGATATTGTACGCGTGTCGCTTAACGATACGGTAAGTATTGAGGTAGATGCGTATGTAGATAGAAAGTTTAAAGGAATAGTTACAGAAATTGCAAACTCTGCAAACACCTTGGGCCTCACAGCCGATCAAGTAACTAATTTTGTGGTAAAAATTCGTGTTCTTAGCGAGTCATACGCAGATTTAATTAATCCTAAATTTCCTAACGAATCTCCTTTTCGTCCAGGAATGTCTGCCGGAGTGGATATTCAAACCCAAATCGAAAGAAATGTTTTATCTGTTCCAATTCAAGCTGTAACTACACGTACCGATTCCACTAGCTATTCAAGCAAAAAGAAGGAAGCCAAAAAAGAGGAAAAAGAAAAGGAGGCAGATAAAGAACAAGAAGAGCTAGAAGTAACAAGCACAAAAGAAAAGAAACAGGAAAAGAGCGATACTCCGTTCGAGTGTGTTTTTGTAATGAACAATGGGAAGTCAAAATTAATTCCCGTAAAAACAGGCATTCAAGATAACGAGTATATACAAATTACGGCCGGACTAAAAGAGGGAGATGAAGTAATCGCAGGGCCATATAGTGCAGTTTCTAAGGTGTTGCGCAACGGTAGCGTGGTTGCTCTTGATAAAGAGAGCGAGAATACAGACAAAAAATAA
- the thiL gene encoding thiamine-phosphate kinase → MLENKESRTELSKVGEFGLIKYLSSFVEVKNESTIKGIGDDAAVIDNKGKQTVVSTDMLIEGVHFNLMYVPLKHLGYKSVVVNLSDVYAMNAVPKQITVSIALSNRFSLEAIEEFYAGILLACKNYGVDLVGGDTTSSLSGLCISVTAIGEANTEDLVYRNGAKEKDLLCVTGDLGGAYIGLQLLEREKKLFQDNPTIQPELEGNDYVLERQLKPEARKDIRALLQTLNVKPTAMIDVSDGLASEILHICDQSNVGCNLYEEKIPIDPLTFDKARELNLDPTVCALSGGEDYELLFTIDINDFEKIKGNPDITVIGHITTKDSGSNLITRSGTQHPLTAQGWDSFLNKTFL, encoded by the coding sequence ATGTTAGAGAATAAAGAGAGTAGAACAGAATTAAGTAAAGTAGGAGAGTTTGGTTTAATAAAATATTTGTCTTCGTTTGTAGAAGTAAAAAACGAATCTACTATTAAGGGAATTGGAGATGATGCTGCGGTTATTGATAACAAAGGAAAACAGACTGTTGTATCAACAGATATGTTGATTGAAGGGGTGCATTTTAATTTAATGTACGTGCCCTTGAAACATTTAGGCTACAAAAGCGTAGTGGTAAATTTGTCGGATGTATATGCAATGAATGCAGTGCCCAAACAAATTACTGTTTCGATAGCACTCTCAAATCGCTTTTCGTTAGAGGCAATAGAAGAATTTTATGCTGGAATTTTATTGGCATGTAAAAATTATGGAGTAGATCTTGTTGGGGGTGACACAACATCTAGCCTAAGTGGATTGTGCATTAGCGTTACTGCTATTGGCGAAGCAAACACAGAAGATTTAGTATATAGAAACGGAGCCAAAGAGAAGGATTTGCTTTGTGTAACAGGCGATTTAGGGGGAGCATATATAGGATTGCAATTGTTGGAGAGAGAAAAAAAGTTATTCCAAGACAATCCTACCATTCAGCCTGAGCTAGAAGGAAACGATTATGTTTTGGAGAGACAATTAAAACCCGAAGCTAGAAAAGATATTCGTGCATTGTTGCAAACGCTTAACGTTAAACCAACTGCTATGATTGATGTTTCGGACGGGTTAGCTTCAGAAATACTGCACATCTGCGACCAATCAAACGTTGGATGCAATTTATACGAAGAAAAAATTCCAATCGACCCCCTTACTTTTGATAAAGCTCGTGAACTAAATCTTGACCCTACAGTTTGTGCACTAAGTGGAGGCGAAGACTACGAACTACTTTTTACAATTGATATAAATGATTTCGAAAAAATAAAAGGCAACCCGGACATAACAGTAATTGGGCATATTACGACCAAAGATTCCGGCTCCAATTTAATTACACGTAGTGGAACGCAGCATCCTTTAACAGCACAAGGTTGGGATTCTTTTTTAAATAAAACTTTTTTGTAG
- a CDS encoding TolC family protein, with protein MIKKYLQGFFILALLTTSAFAQQTMTLQQCIDYALKNNLQIKQQEVNTKIAQASHLQSQAQLLPSINGSAGQNYNYGRNIDPVTNSFTTNRVVSQNFALSGNWNIFNGLQNLNSIKQTKFDLQASQYDLDDLKNDISLSVVNAYLQVLFGLELLDNSQNQYQLTEKQVLRLDKMLEVGAIAKSSLLDTKAQLANEELNVTTAKNNLDLAYLNLAQLMNFDSVAALKINKPTINDPNQAELFAKQELIYQTALASQPSIKSAQYRLKSSEKMVGIARGGLSPRLSLSASVSTIFSDATKLPTGNPEFLGYVPTGAVTGLGDVVYEPSYSFNFQEVPYNKQIKDNLNEAIGLRLTVPIFNNFQVKTSIDKAKLTNLNAKYSLELAENQLQKEIQQAYTNAAAALKKHDASKQAVQAFQESFGYAEQKFNLGSISSYDYNDAKTRLTKAQSDLLQAKYDYVLKLKVLDFYMGKPLVL; from the coding sequence ATGATAAAAAAATATCTACAGGGATTTTTTATCCTTGCGCTTCTCACAACTTCTGCGTTTGCACAACAAACCATGACATTGCAACAATGCATTGATTATGCGTTGAAAAATAATCTTCAAATAAAGCAACAGGAAGTCAACACAAAAATTGCACAAGCAAGTCATTTGCAGTCGCAAGCGCAATTGTTGCCAAGTATTAATGGCAGCGCAGGTCAGAATTATAACTACGGACGAAACATCGATCCCGTAACAAATAGCTTTACTACAAATCGTGTGGTTTCTCAAAATTTTGCACTCTCCGGCAACTGGAACATTTTTAATGGATTACAAAATTTAAACTCCATTAAACAAACCAAATTTGACCTGCAGGCAAGTCAATACGATTTAGATGATTTAAAAAATGATATTTCTTTAAGCGTTGTAAATGCATATCTGCAAGTATTGTTTGGACTCGAATTGTTAGACAATTCTCAAAACCAATACCAACTTACCGAAAAGCAGGTGCTCCGATTGGATAAAATGTTGGAGGTGGGTGCAATTGCCAAAAGTAGTTTGCTTGATACAAAAGCCCAGTTGGCAAACGAAGAGCTAAATGTAACCACTGCAAAAAATAACCTCGATTTAGCATATCTCAATTTGGCACAACTCATGAATTTCGATTCTGTTGCAGCACTCAAAATAAATAAGCCAACTATCAACGATCCTAATCAAGCTGAGCTATTTGCAAAGCAAGAGTTAATTTACCAAACGGCATTGGCTAGTCAACCAAGTATAAAAAGTGCGCAGTATCGGTTAAAAAGCTCCGAGAAAATGGTGGGAATAGCTCGTGGTGGCTTAAGTCCAAGACTAAGCCTGTCTGCCTCTGTAAGTACTATATTCTCTGATGCAACAAAGTTGCCCACTGGAAACCCTGAGTTTTTAGGCTATGTGCCTACGGGTGCTGTAACCGGCTTAGGAGATGTTGTGTACGAACCATCTTATTCATTCAACTTTCAAGAAGTTCCATACAACAAACAAATTAAGGATAACCTAAACGAAGCAATTGGCCTACGACTTACAGTGCCAATATTTAATAACTTCCAAGTTAAAACCTCTATTGATAAAGCAAAGCTTACGAATTTAAATGCAAAATATTCATTGGAGTTAGCCGAAAATCAATTGCAAAAAGAAATTCAACAAGCATACACCAATGCCGCAGCTGCACTAAAGAAGCACGATGCCAGCAAGCAAGCGGTACAAGCTTTTCAAGAGTCGTTTGGGTATGCCGAGCAAAAATTTAATTTAGGTAGCATCAGTTCATATGATTACAACGATGCCAAAACAAGGCTAACCAAAGCGCAATCAGATTTATTACAAGCCAAGTACGATTATGTGTTAAAACTTAAAGTGCTTGATTTTTATATGGGAAAACCATTAGTGCTCTAG
- a CDS encoding tyrosine-type recombinase/integrase, protein MHLTEFIDYLKYEKRYSAHTITSYKNDLSQFFVYLSKQYENLKFDEVSHLHIRSWMVSLIEAKTSTRTVNRKISTLKSYCKYLLKMQLIANNPTRKIVSPKNPKRLPTFVEESKMDMLFSEVPFGDDYVGYRNRLIIELFYTTGIRLSELLNIKENDIDISNQTIKVLGKRNKERIVPISEKLVESITSYMQIFRKTFPENTNAQIFCTEKGTPLYAKAVYDLVKKYLSLVTTVDKKSPHVLRHTFATHMLNNGADINAIKEILGHASLAATQIYTHNSIEKLKEIHKKAHPKS, encoded by the coding sequence ATGCATCTGACAGAGTTCATAGATTATTTAAAATACGAGAAAAGGTACTCGGCACACACTATTACATCCTATAAAAACGACCTGTCTCAATTTTTTGTATACCTATCTAAGCAATACGAAAATTTGAAATTTGACGAAGTTTCTCATTTGCACATTCGCTCGTGGATGGTTTCCTTAATAGAAGCTAAAACCTCTACTCGAACCGTTAATAGAAAAATATCTACACTTAAATCCTATTGCAAATATTTGCTTAAAATGCAATTAATTGCCAATAATCCAACACGCAAAATCGTTTCGCCTAAAAACCCTAAACGCTTACCAACGTTTGTAGAGGAAAGCAAAATGGATATGCTCTTTAGCGAAGTTCCTTTTGGCGATGACTATGTGGGATATCGAAATCGATTAATTATCGAGCTTTTCTATACTACGGGAATTCGTTTGTCGGAGTTGTTAAATATAAAAGAAAATGATATCGACATCTCTAATCAAACCATTAAAGTACTTGGAAAAAGAAATAAAGAAAGAATTGTGCCTATAAGCGAAAAACTCGTTGAGTCTATTACTTCATACATGCAAATTTTCCGTAAAACGTTCCCTGAAAATACCAATGCCCAAATTTTTTGTACAGAAAAGGGGACGCCCTTATATGCAAAAGCCGTGTACGATTTAGTTAAAAAATATTTAAGCTTAGTTACAACAGTCGATAAAAAGAGCCCACATGTGCTAAGGCATACTTTTGCCACCCACATGCTCAACAATGGCGCAGATATTAATGCCATAAAAGAAATTTTAGGACACGCAAGCCTTGCAGCTACACAAATTTATACGCACAACTCCATCGAAAAATTAAAAGAGATTCATAAAAAAGCACACCCCAAGTCCTAA
- a CDS encoding 30S ribosomal protein S21, protein MILVQVKEGEPVDKALKKLKKKFEKTGVVKELRLRQKFTKPSVKRREVVIKAKYRQFLQQEEI, encoded by the coding sequence ATGATACTTGTACAAGTTAAAGAAGGCGAGCCGGTAGATAAAGCTCTTAAAAAATTGAAAAAGAAATTCGAAAAAACGGGTGTTGTAAAAGAGTTGAGATTACGTCAAAAATTCACAAAACCATCTGTTAAAAGAAGAGAGGTAGTTATTAAAGCTAAATACCGTCAATTCTTACAACAAGAAGAGATTTAA